One window from the genome of Salvia miltiorrhiza cultivar Shanhuang (shh) chromosome 7, IMPLAD_Smil_shh, whole genome shotgun sequence encodes:
- the LOC130992100 gene encoding trans-cinnamate 4-monooxygenase — protein sequence MDLLLLEKALIGLFSAIVVAAVVSKLRGKKFKLPPGPIPVPIFGNWLQVGDDLNHRNLTDYAKRFGDIFLLRMGQRNLAVVSSPELAKEVLHTQGVEFGSRTRNVVFDIFTGKGQDMVFTVYGEHWRKMRRIMTVPFFTNKVVQQYRHGWEAEAAAVVEDVKKNPESATNGIVLRRRLQLMMYNNMYRIMFDRRFESEDDPLFVKLKALNGERSRLAQSFEYNYGDFIPILRPFLRGYLKLCQQVKERRLQLFKDYFVDERKKLVSTKGGDNGLKCAIDHMLEAQQKGEINEDNVLYIVENINVAAIETTLWSIEWGIAELVNHPEIQNKLRHELDTVLGPGVQITEPDTTKLPYLQAVVKETLRLRMAIPLLVPHMNLHDAKLGGFDIPAESKILVNAWWLANNPDHWKKPEEFRPERFLEEEAKVDANGNDFRYLPFGVGRRSCPGIILALPILGITIGRLVQNFELLPPPGQSKIDTSEKGGQFSLHILKHSTIVLKPRSF from the exons ATGGATCTCCTCCTCCTCGAGAAGGCGCTAATAGGCCTCTTCTCCGCCATCGTCGTCGCCGCGGTGGTGTCGAAGCTCCGCGGCAAGAAATTCAAGTTGCCGCCGGGACCGATTCCGGTCCCAATCTTCGGCAATTGGCTCCAGGTCGGGGATGATCTGAACCACCGCAACCTCACTGACTACGCGAAGCGTTTCGGCGACATCTTCCTCCTCCGCATGGGGCAGCGCAACCTCGCCGTCGTGTCGTCGCCGGAGTTGGCGAAGGAGGTCCTCCACACGCAGGGCGTGGAGTTCGGATCGCGCACGCGCAACGTCGTGTTCGACATCTTCACCGGTAAAGGTCAGGACATGGTGTTCACCGTGTACGGCGAGCACTGGCGCAAGATGCGGCGGATCATGACGGTGCCGTTCTTCACCAACAAGGTGGTGCAGCAGTACCGCCATGGCTGGGAGGCAGAGGCCGCCGCCGTCGTGGAGGACGTGAAGAAGAATCCGGAGTCGGCGACGAACGGGATCGTGCTGAGGCGGCGGCTGCAGCTGATGATGTACAACAACATGTACCGGATCATGTTCGATAGAAGGTTCGAGAGCGAGGACGATCCTCTGTTTGTGAAATTGAAGGCGTTGAATGGGGAGAGAAGCCGATTGGCACAGAGCTTCGAATACAACTATGGCGATTTCATCCCAATTTTGAGGCCTTTCCTTAGAGGTTACCTCAAGCTGTGCCAGCAGGTTAAGGAGAGAAGATTACAGCTGTTCAAAGACTATTTCGTTGATGAGAGAAA GAAGCTGGTGAGCACAAAGGGGGGTGACAATGGCCTAAAGTGCGCGATCGATCACATGCTTGAAGCCCAGCAGAAGGGAGAGATCAACGAGGATAACGTCCTTTACATTGTTGAGAATATTAATGTTGCTG CAATTGAGACAACTCTATGGTCAATTGAGTGGGGCATTGCTGAGCTAGTGAACCACCCCGAGATCCAGAACAAGCTCCGACACGAACTCGACACGGTACTCGGCCCAGGAGTCCAAATAACAGAGCCGGATACTACCAAGCTCCCGTACCTTCAGGCTGTGGTCAAGGAGACCCTTCGTCTTCGAATGGCCATCCCGCTACTAGTGCCCCACATGAACCTCCACGACGCGAAGCTCGGCGGCTTCGACATCCCCGCCGAGAGTAAGATCTTGGTGAACGCTTGGTGGCTCGCCAACAACCCCGACCACTGGAAAAAGCCCGAAGAGTTTAGGCCCGAGAGGTTCTTGGAGGAGGAGGCTAAAGTTGATGCCAACGGCAACGACTTTAGGTACCTCCCGTTCGGGGTTGGCCGGAGGAGCTGCCCCGGGATCATTCTTGCGTTGCCTATTCTCGGCATCACGATAGGCCGTCTCGTGCAGAACTTCGAGCTGCTGCCTCCTCCGGGGCAGTCGAAGATCGACACATCGGAGAAGGGCGGGCAGTTCAGCCTCCACATTTTGAAGCACTCGACCATTGTTTTGAAGCCGAGATCATTTTGA
- the LOC130992114 gene encoding nucleolar complex-associated protein 2, whose product MGSKNKAKKLKDKSEVKTGVKMEKEEAKEHIGTLKQLQEKDPEFYEFLKEHDKELLEFDEEDLDDNLQTDAEDDEEEVDDDFAEYSDPETATEEEPLKNVITSAMVDSWIDAVRAEAKLAAVRSLLKAFRSACHYGDDSGDDPTAKFSTMSSSVFNKIMLFVLNEMDGILRGILKFPATGGKEEMVKELMATKRWKKYNLLVKSYLGNALHTLNQMTDNEMIAFMLRRLKYSSVFLVAFPALLRKYTKVALHFWGTGSGALPVVSFLFLRDCCIRLGSDCLDDCIKGMYKAYVLNCHFVNSTKLQHIQFLGNCFTELLRVDIPAAYQHAFVYIRQLVMILKEALFSPTKKKKNNSKGKDEPPKKDKGKEAPSNSTKKDIFRKVYQWKYINCLELWTGVVCAYSTEADLRPLAYPLTQIITGVARLVSSACYFPLRLRCVRMLNRISASTGSFIPVSLLLLDSLEFKELRKPPTGGVGKAVDLFSILKVSKSTLKTRAFQEACVFSVVEELTEHLAQWSYSIAFLELSFIPSVRLRNFSKSTKVDRFRKEIRRLTRQIDANSDFVNKKRTTVSLLPNDPAAESFLEEEKKSGTSPLSQYVATLRQRAQERSGALTESSVLIGDQSSKFGSKISSDDEHDDSEMEENAGVLLSDHYSKQHKNVKKKSTEHTEEIALDEDIVEDLVLSSDEDVPLSDSLEGDDDESDGQQERSSKKRKHGADMHKGKQNFGNRKSKKKKRMHGR is encoded by the exons ATGGGTTCCAAGAACAAAG CCAAAAAACTGAAAGACAAAAGTGAAGTGAAAACGGGCGTGAAAATGGAGAAGGAGGAAGCTAAAGAACACATTGGGACCTTGAAACAACTTCAAGAGAAG GATCCTGAATTCTATGAATTCTTGAAAGAACATGACAAGGAGCTTTTGGAATTTGACGAAGAGGACCTGGAT GATAATCTTCAAACTGACGcagaagatgatgaagaagaagttgATGACGATTTTGCAGAGTATAGTGATCCTGAAACTGCAACGGAAGAAGAACCTTTGAAAAATGTGATAACTAGCGCTATGGTTGATTCTTGGATTGATGCAGTCCGTGCTGAGGCTAAATTAGCAGCTGTTCGTTCCCTTCTGAAAGCTTTTCGCAGTGCTTGTCACTATGGTGATGATAGTGGTGATGACCCTACCGCAAAGTTTAGCACCATGTCTAGCAGCGTTTTCAATAAGATAATGTTGTTTGTCTTGAATGAAATGGATGGGATTCTTCGAGGAATTTTAAAATTTCCCGCCACTGGGGGTAAAGAAGAGATGGTTAAGGAGCTTATGGCTACGAAGCGATGGAAAAAATACAATCTTTTGGTGAAGTCATATCTTGGAAACGCTCTACATACTTTGAACCAAATGACTGATAATGAAATGATAGCATTCATGTTAAGGCGTCTGAAGTACTCATCCGTATTTCTGGTTGCTTTTCCCGCACTTTTAAGGAAGTACACTAAG GTTGCACTTCATTTCTGGGGTACTGGAAGTGGTGCACTACCAGTTGTCTCCTTTTTGTTCTTAAGAGACTGTTGCATACGGCTTGGTTCAGACTGTTTGGATGATTGCATTAAAGGAATGTATAAAGCCTATGTCTTAAATTGCCACTTTGTCAATTCGACAAAATTGCAGCATATTCAATTTCTCGGTAATTGCTTCACTGAACTTCTTCGGGTGGACATTCCTGCTGCATATCAGCATGCTTTTGTTTATATTCGGCAGTTAGTAATGATATTGAAGGAAGCACTCTTTTCTCcaacaaaaaagaagaaaaacaatAGTAAAGGGAAGGATGAACCTCCCAAGAAAGATAAGGGGAAAGAAGCACCTTCCAATTCCACAAAAAAG GACATATTTCGAAAGGTTTATCAGTGGAAGTATATAAATTGCCTGGAGCTCTGGACTGGAGTTGTTTGTGCATATAGCACAGAAGCTGATTTGAGACCGCTTGCATATCCTTTGACACAGATCATAACTGGGGTAGCTCGTTTAGTTTCCTCAGCTTGTTATTTCCCACTTAGATTGCGTTGTGTAAGAATGCTCAATCGGATCAGTGCATCAACGGGTTCATTTATTCCTGTTTCTCTGCTTCTGCTGGACTCGCTAGAATTTAAAGAATTGCGTAAACCTCCTACTGGAGGAGTGGGCAAAGCTGTTGATTTGTTCTCTATTCTAAAG GTTAGCAAATCTACCTTGAAAACCCGAGCATTTCAGGAGGCTTGTGTTTTCTCTGTAGTTGAGGAACTCACCGAGCATCTAGCTCAGTGGAGTTACTCTATTGCGTTCTTGGAGTTGTCTTTTATTCCTAGTGTGCGGTTGCGGAACTTCTCTAAATCCACGAAGGTTGACAGGTTTCGTAAAGAAATCAGGCGTCTCACTCGTCAG ATTGATGCGAACTCTGATTTTGTAAATAAGAAGCGGACAACAGTTTCACTCTTGCCAAATGATCCAGCGGCTGAATCTTTCCTTGAG GAAGAGAAAAAGTCAGGCACAAGCCCCCTGTCCCAGTATGTTGCTACACTACGCCAAAGAGCACAGGAAAGGAGCGGTGCTTTGACGGAATCCAG TGTGCTTATTGGAGATCAATCATCCAAATTCGGGAGCAAGATATCAAGTGACGATGAGCATGATGATTCTGAAATGGAAGAAAATGCCGGTGTTTTGCTCTCTGATCACTATTCTAA GCAACATAAAAATGTCAAAAAGAAGAGTACTGAACATACAGAAGAGATAGCTTTGGATGAAGATATCGTTGAGGACTTGGTTCTCAGCTCTGATGAAGACGTTCCGTTGAGCGACAGTCTTGAGGGAGATGATGACGAGTCTGACGGCCAGCAGGAACGGAGCAGCAAGAAACGGAAACATGGTGCGGATATGCACAAAGGGAAACAAAACTTTGGAAATAGAAagtcgaagaagaagaagaggatgcATGGCAGGTAA
- the LOC130992119 gene encoding protein NETWORKED 4A-like, protein MSSSHVKYNKMKRLESKKSHSWWWDSHVSPKNSKWLQENLDDMDQNVKRMLKLIEEDADSFAKKAELYFKKRPELVGLVEEFYRMYRALAERYDHVTGELKKNIPSDLRSQGSGVSDVGSEPPFTVPSPDTKPARTKSGPRAAGFEFFLGSNGSGSDLNSKEGDESSTLDSESESDDSSVNNYSSTQSNSEEVGSRRRVIELEAELHEVKEKLRLQTEEISIGSKQCSHECSEINLAKLAAYEEELRVAKENMEESKEEIARLKIELQKYESVGDSNDMLSSGVAVEKDSETHESSIVLEQHQATELQENNGGSEGEVGLEHKIRRLEQELRSAEKKLRESAEEVASLRQELSSKGSSAQNLQDQLKLAQKEVAVWKNKVEREKRDASRLQDRVVRYKTNLSERDQEIRGLKESIGNANKALAEENEHLQAEMTRMTKERAYLEDNLKEMDLRCQSLEEDMRRVKSAKDEAEAVFGARIEQLKADIAERDDRVEELSRNLDEWKVKHDTLAAARDELSAKIAALGAEISSRDDHLQQLHLQHVQLIVSAEEARKSAEELRSRIVELEMDVERKQETILEGAEEKREAIRQLCLSIEHYRSGYHQLRQAVVGQQRPTVMAR, encoded by the exons ATGTCTTCATCACAC GTTAAGTATAACAAAATGAAGAGGTTGGAATCAAAGAAGTCTCACTCGTGGTGGTGGGATAGCCATGTTAGTCCCAAGAATTCGAAATGGCTACAAGAAAATCTTGATG ACATGGATCAGAATGTCAAAAGGATGTTGAAACTAATAGAAGAGGATGCTGATTCCTTCGCAAAGAAGGCTGAATTGTATTTCAAGAAGCGGCCCGAGCTGGTCGGTCTCGTTGAGGAGTTTTATCGAATGTACCGTGCGTTGGCTGAGCGGTATGATCATGTGACGGGGGAACTCAAGAAAAACATTCCTTCGGATCTCCGATCTCAAGGCTCCGGGGTATCTGATGTAGGATCAGAGCCACCTTTCACAGTGCCCTCGCCTGACACAAAGCCCGCACGTACGAAATCGGGACCTCGTGCTGCTGGATTCGAGTTCTTTCTTGGGAGTAACGGAAGTGGCTCGGACTTGAATAGCAAGGAAGGTGACGAATCGTCAACACTGGATTCTGAATCAGAATCGGATGATTCCTCCGTTAATAATTACTCTAGCACACAGAGCAACAGCGAGGAGGTGGGCTCGCGGAGGAGGGTTATCGAGCTGGAAGCTGAGCTTCATGAGGTGAAAGAGAAACTCCGCCTGCAGACGGAAGAGATTTCCATAGGTTCGAAGCAATGCAGCCATGAATGTTCTGAAATCAATCTAGCCAAATTAGCAGCGTACGAAGAGGAGTTGAGAGTTGCGAAAGAGAATATGGAAGAGTCGAAAGAAGAAATAGCACGCCTGAAAATCGAGCTTCAGAAGTACGAATCTGTTGGAGATTCGAACGACATGCTTTCTAGTGGAGTCGCGGTAGAGAAAGATTCTGAAACCCATGAGTCGAGCATTGTACTGGAGCAACATCAGGCGACGGAGCTTCAAGAAAACAACGGTGGCTCAGAAGGTGAAGTGGGGTTGGAGCATAAGATTCGGAGACTCGAGCAGGAGCTTAGAAGCGCGGAAAAGAAGCTTCGTGAGTCCGCAGAAGAAGTAGCAAGCCTGAGGCAGGAGCTCTCGAGCAAGGGCTCATCAGCGCAGAATCTGCAGGATCAGCTGAAATTGGCACAGAAGGAGGTTGCTGTCTGGAAAAACAaagttgagagagagaaacgGGATGCCTCAAGGCTGCAGGACCGCGTAGTAAGGTACAAGACGAATCTTTCGGAACGCGATCAAGAGATTAGGGGATTGAAAGAGTCGATAGGCAACGCCAACAAGGCCTTAGCCGAAGAAAACGAGCACCTTCAAGCGGAGATGACTAGAATGACGAAAGAGCGCGCGTATTTGGAGGATAACCTCAAAGAAATGGATTTACGATGCCAATCGTTGGAAGAGGACATGAGACGAGTGAAGTCCGCCAAAGACGAGGCGGAGGCCGTATTCGGAGCTCGGATCGAGCAGTTGAAGGCCGACATTGCTGAGAGAGACGACCGCGTTGAAGAACTCAGCAGAAACCTTGACGAGTGGAAGGTGAAACACGACACGTTGGCGGCTGCGAGGGACGAACTGAGCGCCAAGATCGCTGCGCTCGGTGCAGAGATCAGCTCAAGAGACGATCATCTGCAGCAACTGCATCTGCAGCACGTTCAGCTGATCGTTAGCGCGGAGGAGGCACGTAAATCAGCGGAGGAGCTGCGGTCGAGAATCGTGGAGCTCGAGATGGATGTGGAGAGGAAGCAGGAGACGATTCTTGAAGGAGCGGAGGAGAAACGGGAAGCCATAAGGCAACTCTGCCTCTCCATCGAGCATTATCGCAGCGGATATCACCAGCTTCGACAGGCCGTTGTCGGGCAGCAGCGGCCGACTGTGATGGCGAGATGA
- the LOC130992099 gene encoding trans-cinnamate 4-monooxygenase-like produces MEVLLFLQKLLLSLLAAAATAVAISKVRRRRLNLPPGPLSLPIFGSWLQIGNSFDHHDFVALGKKFGDVFLLRMGQRDISVVSSPELAKEVLVTQGKEFGSRSRNIVFDIFTGKGQDMIFTEYGDHWRKMRRIVTVPFFTNKVVQHYSADWEAEAAAVVADVRGNPAAAAEGVVLRRRLELMVYNNVYKIMFDRKFESEEDPSYVKLKSVNAERSRLGQSLNYNFGDFIPILRPFLRGYLKICREVTRRRLDLYKHTFLKQRKNLVSTTTIDKNGLKCGVDHFLEAQHNGEINEDNLLYIVENMNVAAIETTVWALEWTIAELINYPQIQEKVRAEIRTVLGPEQQVSESDTNKLPYLQAVIKETLRRRMVVPCLLPHMNLHQAKLGGFDIPAQSRVLVNAWWLANNPAHWNKPEEFRPERFLEEESRVEATGNDFKYIPFGVGRRSCPGIVLAMPVLSITLGRLVQNFELLPPPGQSKIDTAENNGQFAARMLNHYTVVMKPIN; encoded by the exons ATGGAAGTCCTCCTCTTCCTCCAGAAACTCCTCCTCAGCCTCCTCGCCGCGGCGGCCACGGCAGTTGCCATATCGAAGGTCCGGCGGCGGCGCCTGAACCTCCCGCCCGGGCCGTTGAGCCTCCCGATATTCGGCAGCTGGCTCCAAATCGGCAACAGCTTCGACCACCACGACTTCGTGGCCCTGGGGAAGAAGTTCGGCGACGTGTTCCTCCTCCGCATGGGGCAGCGCGACATCTCGGTGGTGTCGTCGCCGGAGCTGGCGAAGGAGGTGCTGGTGACGCAGGGGAAGGAGTTCGGGTCGCGTTCGAGAAACATCGTGTTCGACATCTTCACGGGGAAGGGGCAGGACATGATCTTCACCGAATACGGCGACCACTGGCGGAAGATGCGGCGGATCGTCACCGTCCCCTTCTTCACCAACAAGGTCGTGCAACACTACAGCGCCGACTGGGAGGCGGAGGCCGCGGCCGTGGTGGCCGACGTGCGGGGGAACCCGGCGGCCGCGGCGGAGGGGGTGGTGCTGCGGCGGAGGCTGGAGCTCATGGTGTATAACAATGTGTATAAGATCATGTTTGACAGGAAGTTTGAGAGCGAGGAAGATCCATCTTATGTGAAGCTCAAGAGTGTGAATGCTGAGAGGAGCAGATTGGGTCAGAGTCTCAACTATAATTTTGGTGATTTCATCCCAATTTTGAGGCCCTTTTTGAGAGGCTATTTGAAGATATGCAGGGAGGTCACTAGGAGGAGGTTGGACCTATATAAACACACTTTTCTAAAACAGAGAAA GAATCTTGTATCCACGACAACGATAGACAAGAATGGGTTGAAATGTGGGGTTGATCACTTTCTCGAAGCTCAACACAATGGAGAGATCAATGAAGACAATCTCCTATACATTGTTGAGAACATGAATGTTGCCG CAATCGAGACGACTGTTTGGGCACTTGAATGGACCATTGCGGAACTCATCAACTACCCTCAAATCCAAGAAAAAGTTCGGGCCGAGATCCGTACGGTCCTCGGCCCGGAACAACAAGTGAGCGAGTCGGATACTAACAAACTCCCATATCTCCAAGCCGTGATCAAAGAAACTCTTCGTCGTAGAATGGTGGTTCCATGTCTACTCCCTCACATGAACCTCCACCAAGCCAAGCTCGGAGGGTTCGACATCCCGGCCCAGAGCCGAGTCCTGGTCAACGCGTGGTGGCTGGCCAACAACCCGGCCCATTGGAACAAGCCCGAAGAATTTAGGCCCGAGAGATTCTTGGAAGAGGAATCTAGGGTTGAGGCCACCGGCAATGACTTCAAATACATCCCATTTGGAGTGGGTCGCCGGAGCTGCCCGGGAATCGTCCTCGCCATGCCTGTTTTGAGCATCACTTTGGGCAGGCTCGTGCAGAATTTCGAGCTTCTGCCACCGCCCGGGCAGTCCAAGATCGACACCGCTGAGAACAACGGGCAGTTTGCTGCCCGGATGTTGAATCATTACACGGTCGTCATGAAGCCAATCAACTAA